The genomic window CGCCCCAGCAAGAGCGGCTTCTACCTGAAGCTGCGCGACGATCCTACGGCCGCCAACACGGTTACGATCCCGGTCTCGATTCAGAGGGCGCCGCAGAGCCAGCGTGCCCAGAAGATAGCTCCTGTTCCGGTTAAGCCTGAGACAGTGGCTCCGACTGCCACGCCGGATGCGACGCCTGCAGAGCCTGCCCCTGCCACGAGTGCATCACCTTCTGCACCTGCGGATCCCGGACATCCAGCCGCATGCACGCAAGGGACGTGTCCTGCACCCGAACAACCGGCAGCCCAGCCCGGATCATCTCCACCAGCCAAGTCGTAACTCCGAGACAATGGCAGTCGCAGTCGTGCCACAGGAAGGTGCACTCGCCCTGGGCTTCCTGGGCGAGATCGAAACAGTGCAAAGTATCGTTGCGGGCATACTCGTAGGTGTGCGATCCATCGATCAGAAAAACGGTTACTGGATCGTGGATGACGCTGTAGTCATACGTCGCCGTATCCCCCTGGTGCTGCACGATCCTTTGTTCAATGGCGGTCCCGCGAAATGACTTTCCCAGCTTCCTGCCCGAGATCAGGTGAAGGTCATCGACGGGCTGCCCTTCAATCAAAGCCGCTGCCGTTTCGCTATCTTCCGGCAGATCGATGGTGTGTATGATCGCGGACGGAAGATTCAGCGCCAGGTTCGCCGTCGTCGATCCAAAGTAGGTTCCAAACTCCAATGCCGCTCTGGGATGCTGGTTCTTCGCCAACGATAGGATCGCAATCAGGTCTCGAAATGGCGTGGCTCCATTCACGTCCACGTAGCGCATGTCCAGAGTGACCTGCTCCGGAAACCCTCCAAGCGACTCAAGCGAAACCTCCGGGATAAGCGCAAGCACCTTGCGTCCTTCTCCCTCTTTTAGAGGAGAGAACGGAGAGACTGCCCGATAGGTGTCATGGAGACTCTTATGCCCTTCCTTAAATCCACCGAGTGACATGCGAATCAAACTTGCGAGACTGAGCGATAAGATGTCCTTTGCCGCCCGGGTAACGTAGCTTCCAGAAACTGCCATTCACTCCTCCGCTGCCAACTTGCGCAATATCGCTCCACGACCAGGAGAAAAGGAACAGACAGAAAGTTACAGTGCAAGAACCGCTCAAACTCTTTTATGTGACAGTAAGAACATCCTTTTGAGCAGCGCGGTTGCCTCGACTAACTTTTTAAATCGATAAAGTTCAACCTTCCCATTTTTAACAACATGAGAATGCCGGGCGCGCAGACTCAGTGCAAGGTCTCAACGCCCTCCGGAAGGCCTTTCGCTCGCAGCCTGACGCGGCTGTGCTTTACGCTGTAGCTGAAGTAGACGATCAGGCCAATAATCAACCAGATAATGAGCCGCGCCCAGTTCAGCCAGCCCAGCTTGATCATCATGTATCCGTTGAAGAGGATGCCCAGGACAGGCACCAGCGGGACCCAGGGGGTGCGGAACGGGCGCGGCCTATCGGGTTCGGTTCTTCGCAGAATCATGATCGCAATGCACACGATCACAAATGCCAGCAGCGTCCCGATATTCACCATCTTGCCGATGTCGTCGATCGGTGTCAGTGCGCCGACCACTCCCGCCAGCGTTCCTACAAGGAACGTATTTTTGAATGGCGTGCGAAAGCGCGGATGCACCTCAGCAAAGAACTTCTTCGGCAGTAGACCGTCACTTGCCATGGCATAGAGCACGCGCGTCTGTCCCAGCAACATCACCAGCATCACCGAGGTCAGCCCGGCCAGAGCCCCCAGCGTAATGATGTCGCTGGCCCAGCCAAGGTTGCGGTCGGCGAAGGCGCGCGCAATCGGCGCTTCGATATTGACCGACTGCCACGGCACCATGCCCGTCAACACTGCCGCGACCGCGATGTAGAGCACCGTACACACCGCCAGCGATGCAATGATTCCGATAGGCAGGTCGCGCTGCGGATTCTTCGCCTCCTGCGCCGTCGTCGATACTGCGTCGAAGCCGATATAGGCAAAGAAGATATACGCAGCGCCTGCTCCGATTCCGCTAAATCCGTATGGCGCGAAGGTGTGCCAGTCATGCCCCCAGTTTCCGGGATGAACGTACTTCGCACCCAGGAAGATAACGAACAGGACGATCGCCACCTTGGCGACCACAATCCCGGTGTTGAACTTTGCCGACTCCTTGATGCCGATCGCCAGTACGGTGGTCACAATCAGCGCGATCAGGAATGCAGGCAGGTTAAATCCGATCTCATGCCCGAATAGAACCGGTGCTCCCAGCACCTGATGGGCCCGCGCCATCATATCGGCCGTAGGGTGCATCTTCAGGACCTCAAGCTGCGCGAGGTAAAGCTGCGATCCCGGCAACATTGCGGGGTAATTTATCGCCATCACCTGGCGACTGACCGTCTCAACGGCTTTTCCCAGCGCTGTCCAGTGGTCATAGGCCAGCCACAGCGGAAACTTTACATGAATGATGTCCAGCACTTCGACAAAGTAGTTCGACCAGCCCGAGCTCACCGTGCTCGCGCCCATCGCGTACTCGAGCGTCAGGTCCCAGCCGATGATCCAAGCAATCAGCTCGCCCAGCGTCGCATAGGCATAGGTGTAGGCCGATCCCGCCAAAGGAATGAGCGCAGCAAACTCCGCATAGCAGAGCCCTGCAAACCCGCATCCCAGTCCACTGAGCACGAACGAGAGCATCAGGCCCGGTCCGGCATAGTGTGCCCCAAGCCCGGCCATCACAAAGATGCCAGCGCCGATCACCGCACCCACGCCCAGTGCAGTCAACTGAAATGGCCCGAGGCATCGCTCCAGCGTATGCGCGCCCTCTGCCCGGCTCTCTTCCAGCAGGACCTCCATCGATTTTTTTGCAAACAGCATCGACATCTTTTATCAACTCTCCTTTACGTCCCGGCCGTCTCCCCTGCAACAGCCGTTCCCTGCCTCTTCCATATTAAATAAACCGGTACTCCCAGAAGCACGATCACCAGCCCCGGCCAGGTGTATTGCGGCTTGTAACGTAGCAGCACAATGCAGATCCATGTCGCCATCACGATGTACAGCGCCGGAAGCACGGGATACCCGAATGCCTTATAGGGCCGCACGGCATCGGGGCGCGTCCGGCGCAGGACAAACAGCCCTGTAATTGTCAGGATATAGAAGATGAGCACGGCGAAGATCACGTAATCCAGCAACTGCCCGTAGCTGCCCGACAGGCACAGCAGACACGTCCATGCCCACTGCACCCACAGCGAGTTCACCGGCGTCTTCGAGCGTTCGCTCAGTTTGCCAACGGATTTGAAGAACAATCCGTCGCGGCTCATCGCGTAGTAGACCCGCGCCCCGGCCAACAACATTCCGTTGACGCAGCCGAAGGTCGATATCAGGATCGCCGCCGCCATCAGCTTCGCGCCGTATCCGGCAAACGCGCTTTGCATCACCGCCGTCGCGACACGGTCTTCCGAGGCAAACTGAATTCCCCGCCCCGCAATCGTTCCGGCTGCCGGGTCGCCCATCATCGGCAGCACGCTGAGGTAGACGAAATTGCAGAGG from Granulicella sp. L56 includes these protein-coding regions:
- a CDS encoding amino acid permease, translated to MSMLFAKKSMEVLLEESRAEGAHTLERCLGPFQLTALGVGAVIGAGIFVMAGLGAHYAGPGLMLSFVLSGLGCGFAGLCYAEFAALIPLAGSAYTYAYATLGELIAWIIGWDLTLEYAMGASTVSSGWSNYFVEVLDIIHVKFPLWLAYDHWTALGKAVETVSRQVMAINYPAMLPGSQLYLAQLEVLKMHPTADMMARAHQVLGAPVLFGHEIGFNLPAFLIALIVTTVLAIGIKESAKFNTGIVVAKVAIVLFVIFLGAKYVHPGNWGHDWHTFAPYGFSGIGAGAAYIFFAYIGFDAVSTTAQEAKNPQRDLPIGIIASLAVCTVLYIAVAAVLTGMVPWQSVNIEAPIARAFADRNLGWASDIITLGALAGLTSVMLVMLLGQTRVLYAMASDGLLPKKFFAEVHPRFRTPFKNTFLVGTLAGVVGALTPIDDIGKMVNIGTLLAFVIVCIAIMILRRTEPDRPRPFRTPWVPLVPVLGILFNGYMMIKLGWLNWARLIIWLIIGLIVYFSYSVKHSRVRLRAKGLPEGVETLH